A region of Vespula vulgaris chromosome 1, iyVesVulg1.1, whole genome shotgun sequence DNA encodes the following proteins:
- the LOC127067568 gene encoding nucleosome-remodeling factor subunit NURF301 isoform X2: MTGRGSKRRGRPPKSVVMERPKKFQYHLMKKPKYLQNKDSETPNSQPSTPTASRPSSPVESEESRRSTRNRKSRGPRDRHSRKGGHSSSGAYQRRGYNPNVDYHDSEYHYGSDFGDESSEKSEVEEDPLQSDIDSSESMEEPDPSSDSDFSLSSYSTTSGTPRKTLLSQQRPPSPEPLWLQNRELPSLTPPKSSDDLLVPKELVMPSLSIYEVLRHFRTLVRLSSFRFEDFCAALMCEDQTNLLAEIHIMLIKALLREEDSQQTHFGPLDQKDSVNVSLYFVDSMTWPEVLRSYVESDKSFDQNVLQILTTSEYPFTSTENRIKVLQFLTDQFLITNPVREDLLHEGNMHYDDHCRVCHRLGDLLCCETCPAVFHLECVEPPLVDVPTEDWQCSTCKAHKVTGVADCIPDVEKNGSLCRQEHLGFDRHGRKYWFLARRVFVESENGEVWYYSTPLQLEELMHCLDRNEMEVALYRELSDYKDEIVRQMELTESITNQFKGNKKSYLEVENSLIQKMQKERQEKQEKEEEEKKEKQRQEAEEMVRRIHEGSDSLEERLAATTEQDNKGTIEEQVTTQVPEMIAENIEVDGATNDVPTTLNTDVASNTVKPNTTSSSEEMEEETVEGEENVSKIGKDGKKHTIVTRSKTGSLQPRTFNMDDLKRRSTASMSREELEKLDKSLKEEGENTRLTRQKAHQIASGTHLFKLGMDNNFKSYVNQYSTNPIALNKIQRNEERDKKRHLSHKFSLTQASEFKWVGSLTGTRALLVSTLRQTILQLESSIQAPFMHTNWPLLRKPWTTAVGACINPRDFARALIVLQACIKAVVFASVWHDQLGHVKLQRVTALEREEKKRQDKKEKKEKEDEEERNRLFNFVKYTLGLKHQVWKQKGEEYRVHGQGGWLWVSASRRYRFSDMRKLGLRIGPQKIMVQIRDQGGIKILALDPPTYEFLIKEYCSSSDEKNDIDKITVKKETDDLSMEELSTDNSTKKIKQECKMENVKAEENAEIKQEVDKNGPVVVPKTEQTAIKQEIKMNLSFLAGMKIEKVFTPIKEFEEIDITKALTTPGRLHYPKIGKKTRIDDFLARRTHLKLLEERRLLQSEKTKEPTGQTGSHKIVDGDTDVDIENNDESDTDGGDGSLQSILSGKQQVNKTMSSAAKEMLNAIGKRIQQVRGQYANIMKLGKNGSCYSQYCNMTTTPGKIAITAQSLTSTCYSPICLQKARLKRDLIALLRKANALNNNQVPSHMSLNKTDGNDEAKDAIRRDLESAVASATHCTEEFQTINVTINKSSNFKDGSAPSAKKTKLEHKGSENDSNLNKSETIITTKSNVVTTATVTTTQQTIKTVDGIVQSMQESITSHNSTTFLSETKTSNLNNVGSKTTIINKRGRTVQRSTVTKELNADGTERIYTASSAEGKVYLKKVAISLADRRKKRTPVKYPLCSTFCTKNKRRSILLLPQHELRKLARVGGRTPVQGFHHMAKANLSVWPYPCPRPLFKTCWLYRTVGLKSLAAAALQLRILWACLRWDDMAAKPLSTDGKHQITTDTEIMSLEILKHRHVGQFLDRAQYLRRKVVIPLELPKQIREVTSIRSGLRKRKRPESPQSTEPQVTEEWVDEDKLELWEIKQYGDRLEKANAQIITRSRSGVPQSVVVGPNRNAGSNSGIDQLVSGKATPEEIKEKMEQQLRMQRAAHQQKRALETLKSPANSSSSNTQLVKVTANSTHDGSVKLVSKVAIPASPNSGSKSQLTSLLTTPTQNKTFIGTRRIYMAKSDGTTKVVSGPTSILPKTSQTQSGNQQQSLIKVSGQAGTPTGTVQHIQQRVQILRGPDGKLQVRGLMPGQQLVQMPDGKLHVLNTAQAITTTIAHTTGTTSSTPITQTKTVTASSAKVSTSSGATSSKNSPAKVVTTLSQVSTPQQSQTQSQQVQKIGKSSTVTIANVTSTQPAKSAIVVANTGQIVQGAQVISSGSQVLSGNQIVVTNANLAQQLASGKAQLTTIGGHQVVIRSTPTGNQIVHLNSSNSSIIVKNAVSSNKQVPVLQTTQIVTSTIAQTPETTSANITSNSLTSTSCTTSTTNQTPTVPPPGSIEASLLAGQPPGTVIKCVTAQVIQTTQGPRIVLQGLQGADFTPQQLAMVQQQVKQQLLKAQATTGKQGVLGPTKIYLAVQPAPGSNQQAQTSQTSTTASTPTVPTSKQQVQHPTDSPPPATEPQTDIESIPELPQASVPNSPEKPKVVVQQVGRANNIVTEESQKVNVVNGQQPSQSVKDDSSTNKFILTPDYIQQTIKNALKQENLNPEIEEKLLQLQRYQEKQMKGGIESSVTSNQTHSTPIVTTPRAPSRKRPAPSNIPPVTTTSNIQLITNEKDTDWAETPKKKSAPKQENREIPKIQKLNEQSENESISKNRIIKLKDNQEQRRKQQVHSRMQVLLFRHKELLKKDILKKRALLEKELQIDIQKDLSVELATRTKAERHKQDEVKVGSAKRKANAQIAQVSPPNRGGRPKKHKAQANSNTSPSASSTATPSRIKKEKLYCLCRTPYDETKFYVGCDLCNNWFHGDCVGITEEMSKSLSEFVCTECRHARDTQELYCLCKQPYDESQFYICCDKCQDWFHGRCVGILQSEADNIDEYVCPNCQRNSSVNFANMKNLNAKDLDLLKKLIKQIQAHKSAWPFMEPVDPNEAPDYYKVIKEPMDLQTIELRINDRSYKKLSEFIGDMTKIFDNCRYYNPKESPFFKCAESLETYFVHKIKSLREKFSEGK, encoded by the exons ATGACGGGAAGAGGTTCCAAAAGACGGGGCCGACCACCGAAGTCGGTGGTCATGGAAAGGCCCAAAAAGTTTCAATATCACCTTATGAAGAAAccaaaatatttgcaaaacaAGGATTCAGAAACGCCAAACTCCCAACCGAGTACACCAACGGCGTCAAGACCCTCTTCACCAGTGGAAAGTGAAGAAAGTAGACGTAGTACACGAAATCGAAAATCTCGTGGGCCGAGGGATAGGCACTCGCGTAAAGGTGGTCATTCTAGTTCAGGTGCATATCAGCGCCGAGGTTACAATCCGAATGTGGATTACCATGACTCTGAATATCACTATGGATCTGATTTTGGTGATGAATCCAGTGAAAAAAgtgaagtagaagaagatcCTTTACAAAGCGACATAGATTCTTCTGAGAGTATGGAAGAACCTGATCCATCTAGCGATAgtgatttttctctctctagttaTAGTACGACCAGTGGTACACCCCGCAAAACACTTTTGAGTCAACAACGACCACCAAGTCCAGAGCCGTTATGGCTACAGAATAGAGAACTTCCTTCTCTTACGCCACCAAAATCTTCAGATGACTTATTGGTTCCTAAGGAACTTGTTATGCCATCTCTTTCCATTTATGAGGTATTAAGACATTTTCGTACATTGGTGCGTCTTTCTTCGTTTAGATTCGAAGACTTTTGTGCAGCTTTAATGTGTGAGGATCAAACTAATTTATTAGCTGAGATTCATATTATGCTAATCAAAGCACTTCTACGAGAAGAAGATTCGCAACAGACGCATTTTGGTCCATTAGATCAAAAAGATTCTGTTAATGTGAGCTTGTATTTTGTTGATTCAATGACTTGGCCAGAAGTTTTACGATCTTATGTTGAAAGTGATAAAAGTTTTGATCAAAACGTTCTACAAATTTTAACAACTTCTGAATATCCTTTTACATCTACTGAAAACAGAATCAAGGTCTTGCAATTTTTAACAGATCAGTTCCTGATAACGAATCCAGTTAGAGAAGATTTATTGCATGAAg gaaATATGCATTATGATGACCATTGTAGAGTATGTCACCGTCTTGGAGATTTATTATGCTGTGAAACTTGTCCAGCTGTTTTTCATTTAGAATGTGTTGAACCTCCATTAGTAGATGTTCCTACAGAAGATTGGCAATGCAGTACTTGTAAAGCTCACAAAGTTACAGGAGTCGCTGATTGCATTCCTGATGTTGAAAAAAATGGTTCTTTATGTAGACAAGAACATTTAGGTTTTGATAGACATGGCAGAAAATATTGGTTTCTTGCAAGAAGAGTTTTTGT AGAAAGTGAAAATGGAGAAGTTTGGTATTATAGCACGCCATTACAATTAGAAGAATTAATGCATTGTTTAGATCGTAATGAAATGGAAGTTGCACTTTATCGTGAATTATCAGATTATAAAGATGAAATTGTACGTCAAATGGAACTTACAGAATCAATTACTAATCAATTCAAGGGTAACAAAAAATCGTACTTAGAAGTAGAAAATA gtCTCAtacaaaaaatgcaaaaagaaCGTCAAGAAAAgcaggaaaaagaagaagaggaaaagaaagaaaaacaaaggcAAGAAGCTGAAGAAATGGTACGCAGGATACACGAAGGTTCTGATTCTTTAGAAGAACGTCTAGCAGCAACAACAGAACAAGATAATAAGGGGACAATAGAAGAGCAAGTGACAACACAAGTACCAGAGATGATAGCTGAAAACATTGAAGTAGATGGGGCTACTAATGATGTACCTACTACCTTAAATACTGATGTGGCAAGTAATACTGTTAAACCTAATACTACATCATCATCTGAggagatggaagaagaaacagtggaaggggaagaaaatgtttcgaaAATAGGCAAAGACG GTAAGAAACATACTATAGTAACACGATCAAAAACAGGTTCTTTACAACCTCGTACTTTTAATATGGATGATTTAAAACGACGAAGTACCGCTTCGATGTCAAGAGAAGAACTTGAAAAATTAGATAAGAgtttgaaagaagaaggagaaaatacTAGATTGACAAGACAAAAAGCACACCAGATTGCTTCTGGCACACATCTTTTTAAATTGGGAATGGACAACAATTTTAAATCATATGTTAATCAGTATAGCACTAATCCTATTGctttgaataaaattcaacgaaatgAAGAACGCGATAAGAAGCGCCACTTGTcacataaattttctcttacaCAAGCTTCAGAATTCAAGTGGGTTGGAAGCTTAACAGGAACTCGCGCTCTTTTAGTTAGTACCCTTCGGCAAACCATTCTTCAACTTGAAAGCAGTATACAAGCTCCATTTATGCATACAAACTGGCCACTTTTACGCAAACCATGGACTACTGCAGTAGGTGCATGTATAAACCCAAGAGATTTTGCGCGAGCACTCATTGTATTACAAGCATGTATAAAAGCAGTTGTATTTGCTAGTGTTTGGCATGACCAACTTGGACATGTAAAATTGCAAAGGGTGACTGCACTTgagcgagaagagaaaaaacgtcaagataaaaaagaaaagaaagaaaaagaggatgaggaagagCGTAAcagattatttaattttgttaaatatacgTTAGGTTTAAAACATCAAGTATGGAAACAAAAAGGCGAAGAATATAGAGTTCATGGACAAGGAGGTTGGTTATGGGTGTCAGCAAGTCGACGATATAGATTTAGTGATATGAGAAAGTTAGGTTTAAGAATTGGGCCACAAAAAATTATGGTGCAAATTAGAGATCAAggtggaataaaaatattagctTTGGATCCTCCTACTTATGAGTTTTTGATTAAAGAATATTGTTCAAGTtcggatgaaaaaaatgatatagataaaataacagtaaaaaaagaaacggatgATTTGTCAATGGAGGAATTATCTACTGATAATAGTACAAAAAAGATTAAGCAAGAATGTAAAATGGAAAATGTTAAAGCTGAAGAAAATGCAGAAATTAAACAAGAGGTGGATAAAAATGGGCCAGTAGTAGTTCCTAAAACAGAACAAACGGCAATCaaacaagaaattaaaatgaatctaTCCT TTTTAGCTGgcatgaaaattgaaaaagtttttacACCGATTAAAGAATTTGAAGAAATTGACATAACAAAAGCATTAACTACACCTGGGAGACTTCATTATCCCAAAATTGGGAAAAAAACTAGAATTGATGACTTTCTTGCACGTAGAACACATTTAAAATTActagaagagagaagattgTTACAATCT GAGAAAACCAAGGAACCTACAGGGCAAACAGGTAGTCACAAAATAGTAGATGGTGACACTGATGTTGATATAGAAAACAATGATGAAAGTGATACTGATGGTGGGGATGGTTCTTTACAATCCATACTGTCTGGTAAACAACAAGTTAATAAAACAATGTCATCAGCAgcaaaagaaatgttaaatgCAATAGGAAAACGCATTCAACAAGTTAGAGGACAATATGCGAATATTATGAAACTGGGGAAGAATGGAAGTTGCTATTCACAATATTGCAATATGACAACTACGCCAGGAAAAATTGCAATTACAGCACAAAGTTTAACATCTACATGTTATTCTCCAATATGTCTTCAGAAAGCAAGATTAAAACGTGATCTTATAGCATTATTACGAAAGGCAAATGCCTTAAACAATAATCAAGTACCATCTCACATGTCACTAAACAAAACCGATGGAAATGACGAGGCTAAAGATGCAATCAGAAGAGATTTAGAATCTGCTGTTGCTTCAGCAACTCACTGTACTGAAGAATTTCAAACAATAAATGtaactataaataaatcatcaaACTTCAAAGATGGATCAGCACCTAGTgctaaaaaaacaaaattggaACATAAA gGGTCAGAAAATGATTCTAATTTGAATAAAAGTGAAACTATAATTACAACAAAAAGTAATGTTGTGACAACAGCTACAGTAACTACTACTCAGCAAACGATTAAAACAGTTGATGGTATTGTACAAAGTATGCAGGAAAGCATTACTTCTCATAATTCAACTACATTTTTATCAGAAACTAAAACTAG taatttaaataatgtagGATCAAAAACAACGATTATTAACAAGAGAGGAAGAACAGTACAACGAAGTACAGTAACTAAGGAATTAAATGCTGATGGAACTGAAAGAATATATACTGCCAGTTCAGCAGAAGgaaaagtttatttaaaaaaagttgCAATTTCTTTAGctgatagaagaaaaaaacgaacacCAGTAAAATATCCTTTATGTTCAACATTttgtacaaaaaataaacgtcGTAGTATTTTACTTCTTCCGCAACATGAATTACGAAAATTAGCCAGAGTTGGTGGACGAACACCAGTTCAAGGCTTTCATCACATGGCTAAG gCAAACCTATCAGTATGGCCGTATCCTTGCCCCAGACCATTATTTAAGACATGCTGGTTATATCGAACAGTTGGTTTAAAATCTTTAGCTGCAGCAGCTCTTCAATTAAGAATATTATGGGCATGTTTGCGTTGGGATGATATGGCAGCAAAGCCATTATCTACAGACGGAAAACATCAAATTACAACAGATACAGAGATTATGTCATTAGAGATCCTAAAACATCGTCACGTTGGCCAATTTTTAGATAGAGCACAATATTTGCGTCGAAAAGTTGTTATACCCTTAGAACTTCCAAAACAAATCAGAG AAGTAACATCTATAAGAAGTGGATTAAGGAAGAGGAAACGACCAGAATCACCGCAAAGCACTGAGCCGCAAGTTACAGAAGAATGGGTTGATGAAGATAAATTGGAACTATGGGAAATCAAACAATATGGTGATAG GTTAGAGAAGGCTAATGCCCAGATTATTACTAGGAGTCGTTCGGGTGTACCACAATCTGTTGTTGTTGGTCCAAACAGAAATGCTGGATCAAATTCTGGTATTGATCAACTTGTTAGTGGTAAAGCAACTCctgaagaaattaaagaaaaaatggaacaaCAATTACGTATGCAAAGGGCTGCACATCAACAGAAAAGAGCTTTGGAAACTCTTAAAAGCCCAGCTAATTCCTCTTCCTCAAACACACAACTTGTTAAAGTTACAGCAAATTCTACCCATG atggTTCAGTTAAATTAGTTTCCAAAGTTGCAATACCAGCAAGTCCGAATAGTGGAAGTAAGTCGCAATTAACTTCACTTCTAACAACGCCAacacaaaataaaacatttattggaacaagacgtatatatatggcaaaat CTGATGGAACAACAAAGGTCGTTTCTGGTCCTACAAGTATTTTACCAAAGACGTCTCAAACCCAATCAGGAAATCAACAGCAGTCTTTAATTAAAGTTTCAGGTCAAGCAg GGACACCTACAGGTACTGTACAGCACATACAACAAAGAGTACAAATTTTAAGAGGACCTGATGGTAAATTACAAGTTCGTGGATTAATGCCTGGTCAACAATTAGTACAGATGCCAGATGGAAAATTGCATGTATTGAATACAGCACAAGCTATTACTACCACTATTGCACATACTACTGGTACTACTTCAAGTACACCAATTACACAG ACTAAAACAGTAACAGCTAGCTCAGCTAAAGTCTCCACATCAAGCGGTGCTACATCTAGTAAAAATAGTCCAGCTAAAGTTGTAACTACTTTGTCACAAGTATCAACACCACAACAATCACAAACACAGTCGCAACAAGTACAAAAAATTGGGAAATCTTCCACTGTAACAATAGCAAATGTTACTTCTACGCAACCTGCAAAAAGTGCAATAGTTGTTGCTAATACTGGTCAAATTGTACAGGGAGCGCAg GTAATATCTTCGGGTAGTCAAGTTTTAAGTGGAAATCAGATAGTAGTCACTAATGCTAATTTGGCTCAACAACTTGCATCCGGAAAAGCACAATTAACAACAATCGGTGGGCATCAAGTTGTAATTCGTAGTACACCAACAGGAAATCAAATTGTACATTTAAATTCATCAAATAGTAGCATTATAGTAAAAAATGCTGTTTCATCTAATAAACAAg ttCCAGTATTGCAAACCACTCAAATAGTAACATCAACAATAGCACAAACACCTGAAACAACAAGTGCAAATATTACTTCTAATTCACTAACTAGTACCTCATGTACTACGTCTACTACAAATCAAACTCCTACCGTTCCACCACCTGGAAGCATAGAAGCTTCTTTGTTAGCAGGTCAACCACCAGGTACAGTCATAAAATGTGTCACAGCTCAGGTAATACAAACAACGCAAGGACCGCGAATAGTTTTGCAAGGATTGCAAGGAGCCGATTTTACGCCGCAGCAACTTGCAATGGTGCAACAGCAAGTAAAACAACAATTATTAAAAG CTCAAGCAACTACAGGAAAGCAAGGTGTCTTAGGTcctacaaaaatttatttagctGTTCAACCTGCACCAGGAAGCAATCAACAAGCACAGACATCTCAAACTTCTACAACAGCAAGTACACCTACTGTTCCTACATCAAAACAACAAGTACAACATCCAACTGATTCTCCACCACCAGCAACAG AGCCTCAAACTGATATAGAATCTATACCAGAACTTCCACAAGCATCAGTACCAAATTCTCCTGAAAAGCCAAAAGTGGTTGTACAACAAGTTGGTCGTGCGAATAATATTGTAACAGAAGAATCTCAAAAAGTAAACGTGGTTAATGGTCAGCAACCATCACAATCTGTAAAAGATGACTCTTCaactaataaatttattcttacGCCAGATTATATACAACAAA cAATAAAAAATGCATTGAAACAAGAAAATCTTAATccagaaatagaagagaagttATTACAGTTACAAAGATatcaagaaaaacaaatgaaagGAGGAATAGAGAGTTCGGTAACTAGCAATCAAACCCACAGTACACCTATTGTAACAACTCCACGTGCCCCATCTCGCAAAAGACCCGCACCCTCCAACATTCCACCAGTAACTACAACTTCAAATATACAGTtaataacaaatgaaaaagatactGATTGGGCAGAAACTCCCAAAAAGAAATCAGCACCAAAACAAGAAAATCGTGAAATTCCAAA AATACagaaattaaatgaacaaTCAGAAAATGAATCTATATCtaaaaatcgaattataaaattaaaagataaccAAGAACAAAGAAGGAAACAGCAGGTTCATTCAAGAATGCAAGTTTTATTGTTTCGACATAAAGAACTTCTCAAAAAAGATATACTTAAGAAAAGAGCTTTacttgaaaaagaattacaaataGATATTCAG AAGGATCTATCAGTAGAATTAGCAACGAGAACAAAGGCAGAAAGACATAAACAGGATGAAGTTAAAGTAGGAAGTGCAAAACGTAAAGCAAATGCTCAAATAGCACAAGTAAGTCCACCTAATCGAGGTGGAAGACCAAAAAAACATAAGGCACAAGCAAATAGCAACACATCACCTAGTGCGTCATCTACTGCAACTCCaagtagaattaaaaaagaaaagttatattGTCTATGCAGGACACCTTATGATGAAACAAA GTTCTATGTGGGATGTGACTTGTGTAATAATTGGTTCCATGGAGACTGTGTAGGTATCACTGAAGAAATGAGCAAATCTCTTTCAGAGTTTGTTTGTACAGAATGTAGACATGCACGAGATACACAGGAACTATACTGCTTATGTAAGCAACCTTATGATGAATCTCA GTTTTACATTTGCTGCGATAAATGTCAAGACTGGTTCCATGGAAGATGCGTTGGTATTCTTCAATCAGAAGCAGATAATATTGATGAATATGTATGTCCAAATTGTCAACGTAATTCATCTGTTAATTTTGCGAACATGAAAAATCTCAATGCCAAGGATTTGGATTTACTGAAAAAActaattaaacaaatacag GCACATAAAAGTGCATGGCCTTTTATGGAACCAGTAGATCCAAATGAAGCTCCAGATtattataaagttataaaGGAACCCATGG ATCTACAAACAATAGAGTTAAGAATAAATGATAGATCCTACAAGAAGCTAAGTGAATTTATTGGAGATATGACCAAAATATTTGACAATTGTCGATATTACAATCCAAAAGAGTCACCATTTTTCAAGTGTGCAGAGTCATTAGaaacatattttgttcataaaataaaaagtttgagGGAAAAATTTTCGGAGGGAAAATAA